ACCGCGGTTACGACCTCGATGCCGAGCGTGGCGAGGACGTCGCCCATCACGGTCTTTATGGTCGAGAGGTCAAGTACGTTGCCGGGCACGACCTCGTACCAGACGGGCAGCCCCGTCGTCTCGTCGAGCACGAGCGCGAGGCGCATCTGGACCGCCGCGCCCCTCAGCCCGTGGCTGCAGAGGGCGTTGAGCGGGTTGTCGACCGCGTCGTTCGGGAGCGGGGTGGAGTCCACGTAGCATGCGCGGCCGAAGCCGGGCTTCGTCCTCCTCATGAGCCTGGCGAACGCCCTGAAGAACGCGACCTTCGCCCCGTCGGCGCCCATCGCCGAGAAGAACGCCGTGTCCGATCTCAGCGACGCGGGCGGCACGCCCGGCAGCGCCAGAGCCGCGAAGGACCTGGCCACCATGTTGTCGCAGGTCTCGCGGCTCCCGTCCCGCACCACGCCGTGCGTGACGTGGGCGAGGGCGCGCTGGTAGGACCGGTCGTCGGGGAGCGCCTCCCTGAGGCACCCCGCGACCCCATCGGCGCCCAGGAACGACAGCAGCAGGTGCTCGGGGCCGAGCTCCAGGTGCCGCGGCGGCTCGGGGAACGCGCCCGTGTTCGCCAGCCGCTCGTCGCCCTTGGCCACCGGCGCGAATCCGTCGGCGTCCGCGTCGTACTCCACCAGGCCGCGCGTCGGTGACGCGAACACGCCCGAGCGCCTGTCGTCCGCGAGCCAGACGACCTTGCCCAGCCTCTCGCGCACCGCCTGCGCCGAGTGGTACTTGGCGCCGCGCACGTACGACGTGTCGACCACGGCGGCGGACCCGCTCCTGATTGCGCCGGACTCGTCCCTGACCAGCTTCTGCACCTTTATGAACGGCATCCCGGTCGCCTCCCGTGCCACACAGGAAGTAGTAAGTAGCACTACATATAATATAGCACAAGAGAGGCCCCTTGGGGCCTCGACCTGCGATTTTCTTTGGTTTGATCAGGCGGTA
The DNA window shown above is from Olsenella sp. oral taxon 807 and carries:
- a CDS encoding transposase, with protein sequence MPFIKVQKLVRDESGAIRSGSAAVVDTSYVRGAKYHSAQAVRERLGKVVWLADDRRSGVFASPTRGLVEYDADADGFAPVAKGDERLANTGAFPEPPRHLELGPEHLLLSFLGADGVAGCLREALPDDRSYQRALAHVTHGVVRDGSRETCDNMVARSFAALALPGVPPASLRSDTAFFSAMGADGAKVAFFRAFARLMRRTKPGFGRACYVDSTPLPNDAVDNPLNALCSHGLRGAAVQMRLALVLDETTGLPVWYEVVPGNVLDLSTIKTVMGDVLATLGIEVVTAVLDAGYASRELLEAFSEGERDVLVRMPARRGYPYRELWRGVRSLIGKGKYAITRSGHLYFARRRDVEVQGVRLHCYVYVDQTNATPRFARWLDKNQERFDGMSLAEKDWETVRQGYFVLMSTKVATPREILDEYFCRTEIEGVFKTSKDYLGLLPLRKWSDLTVRGKILADIIGTIVVLRMRKALAGADVSLTEVWGKARSLSCYTNADGRVVVETPSRQVREYYKALGVKVPSSIDVREFDRDVLGLEL